The Oncorhynchus nerka isolate Pitt River unplaced genomic scaffold, Oner_Uvic_2.0 unplaced_scaffold_2640, whole genome shotgun sequence nucleotide sequence tatattttatatttttcaaatagtcacccttttccttgatgacagctttgcgcactcttggcaaTTAAGCGTTTtactttaacctgttgcgacgagccatcccggatccaggatcgtgaatacagcctcaagctcattaccataacgcaacgttaaccattcatgaaaatcgcaaatgaaatgaaatcaatatgctagctctcaagcttagatttttgttaacaacactgtcatctcagattttcaaaatatgcttctcaaccattgcaaaacaagcatttgtgtaacactattgatagcctagcatagtattatgcctgacattcagcaagcaacattttcacaaaaaccagaaaaacattcaaataaaatcatttgcctttgaagaacttcagatgttttcaatgagactctcagttagatagcaaatgttcagtttttacaaaaatattatttgtgttgacaaatcgctacGTTTTCATCACGAGTaagaacaaaacaacaacaaaaaatatatatatatattaagtcattaaaacgcgaacctttttccaaattaactccataatatcgacagaaacatggcaaacgatgttcagaatcaatcctcaaggtgtttttcacatatctatcgatgataaatccttcgtggcaggtgactttctcttctgaagaaatggaacgcacatggacctagagattacgcaataatttcgacacaggacaccgggcggacacctggcaaatgtagtctcttatggccaatcttccaatgatatgcctacaaatacgtcacaatgctgaaGACATCTTgcacgaacggcagagagcataagctcgttcacggcacattcacagccatataaggagacgatagtaaaacagagcttcaaaaattcagctcatttcctgtttgatgtttcatcttggtttcgcctgtagcatcagttctggggcactcacagataatatctttgcagttttgaaaacgtcagagtgtgtTCTTTCCAaatctgccaattatatgcatagtcgagcatcttttcgtgacaaaatattgcgcttaaaacgggcacgtttttttatccaataatgacatagcgcccccataggttgaagaggttaaggtcGTCACGTgttttattcggcgcatgtgacaaataaaatgtgatttgatactGCATTATCATGGACCTGAACCAACCACTCTGGATCCTGAAGTGCATCTTGTCTCCACAGCTGGTtctacactcctcctcctcctgacttAAGGGGTAGTGTTCAGATCTGTtatacctacacacacatacagagacacacacacagctgtcaacGTGACATGTGACATGGCCAGATCCCCACAGAACTGCAGGGCAGTGTGACCCTGACTGAAGCCCGTTCTGAAGAGGGTGGGCTGCCTGGCTCCCCGCCAGTCGTTCAAGCTGTGGAAAGGTTCTTCAGCCTCGTCACATATAGCCAATGTTACATTCGTTCCTGCcattctctgcttctctctgcttcCTCGCCATCTGTGTCCTTAATGAAGCTTTTGTGAAGCTGTCATTCACCCAGTAATGAGTACGCCTCACAGGCTGATCGCTTGTGATTTGCTAGCCAGCGGGGAATGCCGGAGGGTGAGGGGAAGTAACTTTTCAAACTGCCGTGTGGACTCATTTTTCAGTGCAGCATGGCCACTCTTGAGTTTGTATCTGagcggcgcagtggtctaaggcacagcatctcatgcagtgctagctgtgccactagtgaTTCTGGGTGCAgtctctgtcacagccggccgtgaccgggagacccatggggcggtgtacaattggcccagcgttgtccgggttaggggagggtttggccagcagggatgtccttgtcccaatACGCACGTGCGACTCCTGTGGCTGGCTGGGTGTAGTGCGTTCTGACACGGTAGCCAGCTGTTAGCTACTTTTCGTCACTCTAAAGCCCAACAAAACTCAATGAACATCAGTGCTGACTCGGTCTCCAGGTATACAGTGTTTCCTCTAACATGTTGGTGCGGCTGGCTCCCAGGTTAactgggcattgtgtcaagaagcagtgcggcttggttgggttgtgttttgacaggactgtaactaccaattggataacaCACAATTAGGGAGAACACAGGGTAAAAAAAATTATCAAAAGAACAAACAAAAAAGTGTGTATCTGGTGACAAGCTGATTTGAAGACTGTGAGAGATATATCTATGTGGGTCTATATTGTTTATTTTAAAGAGAGTGAGTGTAGTTATGTGAATAAGCAATGCAGTGAGTAGTGAGTATTGGTGATTCCCAGAGTGTTTGTTACCACGGTGAGGCCTCGGCTTTGGGAACAAAAGGGGGAGGTCCCATCTCTGGTAATGAAGTCAAGGCAACGAGCGTACTGCTGAGTCTTTGGATAGCGATGGGGGGTTGGGGTTGGATAGAGAGGGGTTGGGGCCTGGACAGGGAGGGGTTGGGGCTGGACAGGAGGGGATGGGGCTGGATAGGGAGGGGTTGGGGTTGGATAGGGAGGGGTTGGACAGGGAGGGGTTGGGGATGGACAGGGAGGGGATGGGGCTGGATAGGGAGGGGTTGGGGTTGGATAGGGAGGGGTTGCGGCTGGACAGGGAGGGGATGGGGCTGGATAGGGAGGGATTGGGGTTGGATAGGGAGGGGTTGGGGCTGGACAGGGAGTGGATGGGGCTGGatagggaggggttgggggttggaTAGGGAGGGGTTGGGGATGGACAGGGAGGGGATAGGGCTGGATAGGGAGGGGGTGGGGCTGGACAGGGAGGGGATGAGGCTGGATAGGGAGGGGTTGGGGTTGGATAGAGAGGGGTTGGGGCTGGACAGGGAGGATGGGGCTGGATAGGGAGGGGTTGGGCATTAATGGAGAGGGGTTGGATATGGAGGGTTGGGGCTGGATAGGGAGGGGTTGGGGCTGGATAGGGAGCGGTTGGGGTTGGATAGAGAGGGGTGGGGCTGGACAGGGAGGGGATGGGGCTGGATAGGGAGGGGTTGGGCATTAATTGAGAGGGGTTGGATATGGAGGGGTTGGGGCAGGATAGGGAGGGTTGGGGCTGGATAGGGAGGGGTTGGGGTTGGATAGAGAGGGGTTGGGGCTGGATATGGAGGGGTTGGGGCTGGATAGGGAGGAGCTGGGCATTAATGGAGAGGGGTTGGATATGGAGATGTTGGGGCTGGATAGGGAGGGGTTGGGGCTGGATAcggaggggttgggggtggacAGGGGAGGGGTTGGGCATTAATGGAGAGGGGTTGGATAGGGAGGGGTTGGGGCTGGATCTACGGAGGGGTTggggatggacagggagaggttgggCATTAATGGAGAGGGGTTGGACATGGAGGGGTTGGGGCTGGATAGGGAGGGGTTGGGGCAGGATAGGGAGGGGTTGGGGATGGATGGGGAGGTGTTGGGTATTAATGGAGAGGGGTTGGAtatggaggggttggggttggggctggATAGGGAGGGTGAGGGGGCTTGATAGAGTGGTTTTGGGTTCTGGATAGAGGGGTTGGGGGCTGGATAGATCGGAGTTGGCGCTGGATAGAGAGAGGTTGGGGCTGGATAAGGAGGAGTTGGGGCTGGATAGAGAGGGGGTTGGACAGGATTGGGGCTGGAAAGAGAAGGATTGGGGCTGGAAGGAGAAGGATTGGGGCTGGAAAGAGAAGGATTGGGGCTGGAAAGAGTGGGTTTTG carries:
- the LOC135567061 gene encoding uncharacterized protein LOC135567061; this translates as PLFPIQPLFPIHPQHLSIQPQHLSIQPQHLSIQPLHLSISPNTSLSSPNTSISSPNTSLFSPTHSLSSPNTSLSSPNTSLSSPNTSLSSPNTSLFSPNTSLSSPNTTLSSPPSLSSPNTSIFSPNTSLSSPNTTLSSPLPYTAPTPLYSAPTPLYPAPTPPYPAPLPYPAPTPLYSAPTPPFQPLHLPIQHPSLSSPLPYPSPTPRILSPFPIQPQHHPIQHPFPIQHQHTSIQPHTLPIQPQHHPIQPPLPIQPQPLSIQPQHLPIQPQHLSIQPHPLPIQPQHLFIQPQHLLIQPQPLPIQAPFSIQHQLLPIHPKTHSFQPQSFSFQPQSFSFQPQSFSFQPQSCPTPSLSSPNSSLSSPNLSLSSANSDLSSPQPLYPEPKTTLSSPLTLPIQPQPQPLHIQPLSINTQHLPIHPQPLPILPQPLPIQPQPLHVQPLSINAQPLPVHPQPLRRSSPNPSLSNPSPLMPNPSPVHPQPLRIQPQPLPIQPQHLHIQPLSINAQLLPIQPQPLHIQPQPLSIQPQPLPIQPQPSLSCPNPSISNPSQLMPNPSLSSPIPSLSSPTPLYPTPTAPYPAPTPPYPAPTLHIQPLSINAQPLPIQPHPPCPAPTPLYPTPTPPYPASSPPCPAPPPPYPALSPPCPSPTPPYPTPNPSLSSPIHSLSSPNPSLSNPNPSLSSPIPSLSSRNPSLSNPNPSLSSPIPSLSIPNPSLSNPSLSNPNPSLSSPIPSCPAPTPPCPGPNPSLSNPNPPSLSKDSAVRSLP